A single region of the Drosophila miranda strain MSH22 chromosome 2, D.miranda_PacBio2.1, whole genome shotgun sequence genome encodes:
- the LOC108154093 gene encoding uncharacterized protein LOC108154093 isoform X3 → MSANANSSRTRRRSNSWSSEKQPLQPQQPAAQLSLPADDDVAGGLLEMPRICRCCCKRDLELLSLFGADKPTISSPETTETETATATATATSKMRRRDTTTAALGDRTNGNPVDYALSGAHSSMDIVLEEMIIWMLNVSRDDGLPQEICRQCMAQFLMVAKFRRKCVRMQHRLQDYAQEISDRQAARQAKRKQKQQQRQALQQEQAREEEAKDMDTDANSSDYMHLPESQMERKRRIFSESEGESLSPRTSRPKIVKTEQPATEEVLPPPKERRLQLRLRKMRTQSAGTPEAATNADANANAVPDPVERPATHADPSSMPWKTKAARKQLSESWSSSSPAPSSEIEGRRSTSSEAATEHLSDLSVEPLCGFESDSSPSSTSAPSVLKFPRRSPTAVPALRRGRRPRSSPVYMPVKRQRRSVSNKSMGKELLHHQIGAESGPEQSTKSDEEISCQDPKEPQSEIDENCPTPLRPVETSSSCGEASDISTSDADTESSYVEVLQESQGKDETSGDEGIRENPVSAVSIKELSSSSDASDESTLKNEEETPSPQQIEGEPMLNGAVTASPASMEVQSKELTSSTEVTAPATATATATVSEEEQESPDGAGQSEQPEIIVSIPLEALNEDLQRRLCVDQEQDNEEEEEEDKDPEKKEQQDPDHPDDVNNNANDENFCQSATADSFNSAVALQTNEIEANAGRPPDGAPLPPPAADVDEDSLSSSDELPVVRTGPTPMDFLAEFEKHCEKGLEQIGATTPAPSPPPTPRAEPLPLALNDLEAKQQLEVEMNDVETTLNGILNEMQDQHMYTPTCPHIDEFLTPADYASLSDPEPEQEQESSRDGSPVAVAATEDNVSPLREKPGARQQEDLFDNSNFSNELIGFQNDIPCFENIEASPEPDQSLHLELTQFLNELQPQQGPQATEVSPGAQVQVQVQVAAPQVEAVAVAVPPKVQHLVEPPLVEQRPQAEPQVQVQVQQPPLEHIHVRQQPTVAKALEQPQLVQVPQVHHQETTTTVSYEQIYHHHHQQSASKLQLMPAPIDPQQQQQQQQWQQYQSQEQQQHTTHLQWSAVGGLEAIKGSFGPSESTTTYYISAGDLYQHQQQAAPLETTYTMLDPNENYMLEQATHQQQQQLQHIHHQQQQQQAQQQQQQQQQQQPIMILIQQPELQQPVASASNPQQAPMHFYGAPISNELHQLQQQQQHQQQQQQQQHQVQNQSVLAAASPMPATTPKGRAVSLKCRFCQNGPRFSNSLEYSRHIIELHPAVAPFNCPHCPLAFAARSKRSQHILNQHVVQQYQCGQCSQVFPAQRALDLHIQRFHMQITSNTGGAEKGAGVRVEEVQLQISNEHQQQHSPHPKALELHGNTPRRRRQRILCCPDCEECTSGHSHGHGQGQYEEVQINLQAPPTSLTPPSTIMSVPSPQPLTSTHQHITLPSPEQSEPDSTTTLRQFRKRGVIGGPQSAGAFSQSLQLATPVASPTPSPSSSPSSSTIDSAPNTPASASASASVQVSELRTSHQCLYCEERFTNDIALRKHHLLAHGAQTSMPFVCTICKRGYRMRTALHRHMESHDVEGRPYECNLCHVRFPRPSQLTLHKITVHLLSKPHTCDECGKQFAHMNSHLPLGVFLNEETALKSSSNCSTTTSISIVRNDKSSEKPATPIMEETPLTPMSNININSDECCPISNSAESSALVGRSLPSLDSIATTP, encoded by the exons GTCAGCCGCGACGATGGACTTCCGCAGGAGATCTGCCGCCAGTGCATGGCCCAGTTCCTGATGGTGGCCAAATTTCGAAGGAAATGCGTGCGGATGCAGCATCGCCTGCAGGACTACGCCCAGGAGATATCCGACCGGCAGGCCGCCAGACAGGCCAAGCGAaaacagaagcagcaacaaagGCAGGCactgcagcaggagcaggccaGGGAAGAGGAGGCGAAGGATATGGACACGGATGCGAATTCGTCGGACTACATGCATTTGCCGGAGTCACAGATGGAGCGAAAGCGTCGCATCTTCTCTGAATCGGAGGGTGAATCCCTATCCCCTCGAACGTCGCGGCCGAAAATCGTAAAGACGGAGCAGCCCGCCACGGAGGAGGTCCTGCCCCCGCCCAAGGAGCGCCGCCTGCAGCTGAGATTGCGCAAAATGCGGACACAGTCCGCGGGAACTCCGGAAGCGGCTACCAATGCggatgcgaatgcgaatgccgTTCCCGATCCAGTGGAACGACCAGCGACCCACGCTGATCCCAGCAGCATGCCCTGGAAGACAAAGGCTGCGAGGAAGCAGCTGTCCGAGTCGTGGTCCAGCTCCTCGCCGGCCCCCTCCTCGGAGATAGAGGGCCGAAGGAGCACCAGCAGTGAGGCGGCCACAGAGCATCTGAGCGATCTGTCGGTGGAGCCACTCTGTGGCTTCGAGAGCGACAGCAGTCCCTCCTCCACCTCAGCGCCATCGGTCCTCAAGTTCCCCCGACGATCGCCCACAGCGGTGCCCGCACTGCGACGCGGCCGTCGACCCCGGAGTTCGCCCGTTTACATGCCCGTCAAGCGGCAGCGGCGATCCGTGAGCAATAAGTCGATGGGGAAGGAACTACTCCATCATCAGATTGGAGCTGAGTCCGGTCCGGAGCAGAGCACAAAGTCTGATGAGGAAATCTCCTGCCAGGATCCAAAGGAACCGCAGTCCGAGATCGATGAGAACTGTCCAACTCCGCTGCGTCCAGTGGAGACGTCTTCCTCCTGCGGCGAGGCAAGCGACATCAGTACTTCAGATGCGGATACGGAATCATCCTACGTGGAGGTCCTACAAGAAAGTCAAGGCAAGGATGAGACCAGCGGCGATGAAGGGATACGGGAGAACCCAGTATCGGCAGTATCGATCAAGGAGTTGTCGTCATCGAGTGATGCCTCGGACGAGAGCACCCTAAAAAATGAGGAGGAGACTCCGTCCCCTCAACAAATTGAAGGAGAACCAATGTTGAATGGAGCCGTCACGGCCAGTCCAGCTTCGATGGAGGTTCAGTCGAAGGAGCTGACCTCGTCCACAGAGGTCACAGCcccggccacggccacggctaCAGCCACAGTCAGTGAGGAGGAGCAGGAATCTCCGGATGGAGCAGGACAGTCCGAGCAGCCAGAGATCATTGTGAGCATACCCCTCGAGGCCCTCAACGAGGATCTGCAGCGCAGACTGTGCGTGGACCAGGAGCAGGacaacgaggaggaggaggaggaggacaagGATCCGGagaagaaggagcagcaggacCCTGACCACCCCGACGACGTCAACAACAATGCCAACGATGAGAATTTTTGCCAGAGTGCTACAGCAGATAGCTTCAATTCTGCTGTGGCACTCCAAACAAACGAAATTGAAGCAAACGCAGGCCGCCCCCCCGATGGGGCGCCActaccaccaccagcagcggATGTCGACGAGGACTCGCTCTCGTCCTCGGATGAGCTGCCAGTGGTACGGACAGGACCCACGCCCATGGACTTTCTGGCCGAATTCGAGAAGCATTGCGAGAAGGGTCTCGAGCAGATCGGGGCCACGACACCGGCCCCATCGCCGCCGCCCACGCCCAGAGCCGAGCCCCTGCCGCTGGCCCTCAACGACCTGGAGGCCAAGCAGCAGCTCGAGGTGGAGATGAACGACGTGGAGACCACGCTGAACGGCATCCTCAACGAGAtgcaggaccagcacatgtaCACACCGACCTGTCCGCACATCGACGAGTTCCTCACCCCCGCCGACTATGCCTCCCTCAGCGACCCCGAGCccgagcaggagcaggagtcCTCCCGCGACGGCAGccctgtggcagtggcagccacGGAGGATAACGTATCGCCGCTGCGGGAGAAACCAGGGGCCAGGCAGCAGGAGGATCTCTTCGATAACAGCAACTTCAGTAACGAACTGATTGGCTTCCAGAATGACATACCCTGCTTTGAGAACATCGAGGCCTCGCCAGAGCCCGACCAGAGTCTGCATCTGGAGCTGACGCAGTTCCTCAACGAACTGCAGCCCCAGCAGGGACCACAGGCAACGGAGGTGTCGCCGGGGGCTCAGGTGCAGGTGCAGGTGCAGGTTGCGGCACCTCAGGTCGaggcagtcgcagtcgcagtccccCCTAAGGTGCAGCATCTGGTGGAGCCGCCTCTGGTCGAGCAACGGCCTCAGGCGGAGCCTCAGGTTCAGGTTCAGGTGCAGCAACCACCTCTAGAGCATATTCATGTCCGTCAGCAGCCAACGGTCGCAAAAGCTCTGGAGCAGCCTCAGCTGGTCCAGGTGCCCCAAGTGCATCACCAGGAGACGACAACGACCGTTTCCTACGAGCAGATCTATCACCATCATCACCAGCAGTCGGCCAGCAAGCTGCAACTGATGCCAGCTCCCATCgatccgcagcagcagcagcagcagcagcaatggcAGCAGTATCAGtcccaggagcagcagcagcacacgACACATCTGCAATGGTCAGCAGTGGGCGGACTGGAGGCCATCAAGGGCAGCTTTGGTCCATCGGAAAGCACCACAACGTACTACATCAGTGCCGGGGATCTctaccagcaccagcagcaggctGCGCCACTGGAGACCACCTACACGATGCTAGATCCCAACGAGAACTACATGCTCGAGCAGGCCacccatcagcagcagcagcagctgcagcatatccatcatcagcaacagcaacagcaggcgcagcagcagcagcagcagcagcagcaacagcagcccaTCATGATACTGATCCAGCAGCCGGAGCTGCAGCAGCCAGTGGCCTCGGCCAGTAATCCCCAGCAGGCGCCGATGCATTTTTACGGTGCGCCCATCAGCAACGAGTTGCACCAactccagcaacagcagcagcatcaacagcagcaacaacagcagcagcatcaagtACAAAATCAGTCAGTATTAGCAGCAGCCTCTCCAATGCCTGCCACCACGCCCAAGGGCCGTGCAGTGTCGCTCAAGTGCCGCTTCTGCCAGAACGGACCGAGGTTCTCCAACAGCCTGGAGTACAGTCGTCACATCATCGAGCTGCATCCGGCGGTGGCGCCATTCAACTGCCCGCACTGTCCGCTGGCGTTTGCGGCGCGCAGCAAGCGCTCGCAGCACATCCTCAACCAGCACGTGGTGCAGCAGTACCAGTGCGGCCAGTGCTCGCAGGTGTTTCCCGCCCAGCGAGCCCTGGACTTGCACATCCAGCGCTTCCACATGCAGATCACCAGCAACACGGGCGGCGCAGAGAAGGGCGCTGGTGTGCGCGTGGAGGAGGTTCAACTGCAGATCAGCAAcgagcaccagcagcagcactcacCGCATCCAAAAG CTCTCGAGCTACACGGCAACACGCCACGACGACGCAGGCAGCGCATTCTCTGCTGTCCGGACTGCGAGGAAT GCACCTCTGGCCACAGTCACGGCCATGGACAGGGACAGTACGAGGAGGTGCAGATCAATCTGCAGGCACCGCCAACGTCGCTAACGCCGCCCTCGACGATCATGTCGGTGCCTTCCCCGCAGCCCCTGACGAGCACACATCAGCACATAACCCTGCCCTCGCCAGAGCAGTCGGAGCCGGACTCCACCACGACGCTGCGGCAGTTCCGCAAACGAGGCGTCATTGGGGGGCCGCAATCAGCCGGAGCCTTCAGCCAGTCGCTGCAGTTGGCCACTCCCGTGGCCTCGCCCACACCCTCGCCCTCGTCGTCGCCGTCCTCTTCCACGATAGACTCGGCTCCAAACACGCccgcctccgcctctgccTCGGCCTCCGTGCAGGTCAGCGAACTGCGGACCAGCCACCAGTGCCTGTACTGCGAGGAGCGGTTCACCAACGACATTGCCCTGCGGAAGCACCACCTGCTGGCCCACGGGGCCCAGACCTCGATGCCCTTCGTGTGCACCATCTGCAAGCGGGGCTATCGGATGCGGACGGCCCTGCACCGGCACATGGAGTCGCACGATGTGGAGGGCAGGCCGTACGAGTGCAACCTGTGCCATGTGCGGTTCCCGCGACCCTCGCAGCTGACGCTGCACAAGATCACCGTCCATCTGCTGTCGAAGCCGCACACCTGCGACGAGTGTGGCAAACAATTTG CTCACATGAACTCCCATCTGCCTCTTGGAGTGTTCCTGAACGAGGAGACCGCTTTGAAGTCGTCGTCCAActgcagcaccaccaccagcatcAGTATCGTCCGCAATGACAAGTCCAGCGAGAAGCCAGCCACACCCATCATGGAGGAGACACCGCTGACCCCGATGAGCAATATCAATATCAATTCAGACGAATGCTGCCCGATCTCCAATTCGGCGGAGAGCAGTGCTTTGGTTGGACGTAGTCTTCCTAGCCTAGATTCGATTGCCACAACGCCATAA
- the LOC108154093 gene encoding uncharacterized protein LOC108154093 isoform X1, which translates to MSANANSSRTRRRSNSWSSEKQPLQPQQPAAQLSLPADDDVAGGLLEMPRICRCCCKRDLELLSLFGADKPTISSPETTETETATATATATSKMRRRDTTTAALGDRTNGNPVDYALSGAHSSMDIVLEEMIIWMLNVSRDDGLPQEICRQCMAQFLMVAKFRRKCVRMQHRLQDYAQEISDRQAARQAKRKQKQQQRQALQQEQAREEEAKDMDTDANSSDYMHLPESQMERKRRIFSESEGESLSPRTSRPKIVKTEQPATEEVLPPPKERRLQLRLRKMRTQSAGTPEAATNADANANAVPDPVERPATHADPSSMPWKTKAARKQLSESWSSSSPAPSSEIEGRRSTSSEAATEHLSDLSVEPLCGFESDSSPSSTSAPSVLKFPRRSPTAVPALRRGRRPRSSPVYMPVKRQRRSVSNKSMGKELLHHQIGAESGPEQSTKSDEEISCQDPKEPQSEIDENCPTPLRPVETSSSCGEASDISTSDADTESSYVEVLQESQGKDETSGDEGIRENPVSAVSIKELSSSSDASDESTLKNEEETPSPQQIEGEPMLNGAVTASPASMEVQSKELTSSTEVTAPATATATATVSEEEQESPDGAGQSEQPEIIVSIPLEALNEDLQRRLCVDQEQDNEEEEEEDKDPEKKEQQDPDHPDDVNNNANDENFCQSATADSFNSAVALQTNEIEANAGRPPDGAPLPPPAADVDEDSLSSSDELPVVRTGPTPMDFLAEFEKHCEKGLEQIGATTPAPSPPPTPRAEPLPLALNDLEAKQQLEVEMNDVETTLNGILNEMQDQHMYTPTCPHIDEFLTPADYASLSDPEPEQEQESSRDGSPVAVAATEDNVSPLREKPGARQQEDLFDNSNFSNELIGFQNDIPCFENIEASPEPDQSLHLELTQFLNELQPQQGPQATEVSPGAQVQVQVQVAAPQVEAVAVAVPPKVQHLVEPPLVEQRPQAEPQVQVQVQQPPLEHIHVRQQPTVAKALEQPQLVQVPQVHHQETTTTVSYEQIYHHHHQQSASKLQLMPAPIDPQQQQQQQQWQQYQSQEQQQHTTHLQWSAVGGLEAIKGSFGPSESTTTYYISAGDLYQHQQQAAPLETTYTMLDPNENYMLEQATHQQQQQLQHIHHQQQQQQAQQQQQQQQQQQPIMILIQQPELQQPVASASNPQQAPMHFYGAPISNELHQLQQQQQHQQQQQQQQHQVQNQSVLAAASPMPATTPKGRAVSLKCRFCQNGPRFSNSLEYSRHIIELHPAVAPFNCPHCPLAFAARSKRSQHILNQHVVQQYQCGQCSQVFPAQRALDLHIQRFHMQITSNTGGAEKGAGVRVEEVQLQISNEHQQQHSPHPKALELHGNTPRRRRQRILCCPDCEECTSGHSHGHGQGQYEEVQINLQAPPTSLTPPSTIMSVPSPQPLTSTHQHITLPSPEQSEPDSTTTLRQFRKRGVIGGPQSAGAFSQSLQLATPVASPTPSPSSSPSSSTIDSAPNTPASASASASVQVSELRTSHQCLYCEERFTNDIALRKHHLLAHGAQTSMPFVCTICKRGYRMRTALHRHMESHDVEGRPYECNLCHVRFPRPSQLTLHKITVHLLSKPHTCDECGKQFGTESALKTHVKFHGELGYQCDECDQAFEYLRDLRKHRRTHNSELFYKCEFCPRSFLHFMGFRAHMNSHLPLGVFLNEETALKSSSNCSTTTSISIVRNDKSSEKPATPIMEETPLTPMSNININSDECCPISNSAESSALVGRSLPSLDSIATTP; encoded by the exons GTCAGCCGCGACGATGGACTTCCGCAGGAGATCTGCCGCCAGTGCATGGCCCAGTTCCTGATGGTGGCCAAATTTCGAAGGAAATGCGTGCGGATGCAGCATCGCCTGCAGGACTACGCCCAGGAGATATCCGACCGGCAGGCCGCCAGACAGGCCAAGCGAaaacagaagcagcaacaaagGCAGGCactgcagcaggagcaggccaGGGAAGAGGAGGCGAAGGATATGGACACGGATGCGAATTCGTCGGACTACATGCATTTGCCGGAGTCACAGATGGAGCGAAAGCGTCGCATCTTCTCTGAATCGGAGGGTGAATCCCTATCCCCTCGAACGTCGCGGCCGAAAATCGTAAAGACGGAGCAGCCCGCCACGGAGGAGGTCCTGCCCCCGCCCAAGGAGCGCCGCCTGCAGCTGAGATTGCGCAAAATGCGGACACAGTCCGCGGGAACTCCGGAAGCGGCTACCAATGCggatgcgaatgcgaatgccgTTCCCGATCCAGTGGAACGACCAGCGACCCACGCTGATCCCAGCAGCATGCCCTGGAAGACAAAGGCTGCGAGGAAGCAGCTGTCCGAGTCGTGGTCCAGCTCCTCGCCGGCCCCCTCCTCGGAGATAGAGGGCCGAAGGAGCACCAGCAGTGAGGCGGCCACAGAGCATCTGAGCGATCTGTCGGTGGAGCCACTCTGTGGCTTCGAGAGCGACAGCAGTCCCTCCTCCACCTCAGCGCCATCGGTCCTCAAGTTCCCCCGACGATCGCCCACAGCGGTGCCCGCACTGCGACGCGGCCGTCGACCCCGGAGTTCGCCCGTTTACATGCCCGTCAAGCGGCAGCGGCGATCCGTGAGCAATAAGTCGATGGGGAAGGAACTACTCCATCATCAGATTGGAGCTGAGTCCGGTCCGGAGCAGAGCACAAAGTCTGATGAGGAAATCTCCTGCCAGGATCCAAAGGAACCGCAGTCCGAGATCGATGAGAACTGTCCAACTCCGCTGCGTCCAGTGGAGACGTCTTCCTCCTGCGGCGAGGCAAGCGACATCAGTACTTCAGATGCGGATACGGAATCATCCTACGTGGAGGTCCTACAAGAAAGTCAAGGCAAGGATGAGACCAGCGGCGATGAAGGGATACGGGAGAACCCAGTATCGGCAGTATCGATCAAGGAGTTGTCGTCATCGAGTGATGCCTCGGACGAGAGCACCCTAAAAAATGAGGAGGAGACTCCGTCCCCTCAACAAATTGAAGGAGAACCAATGTTGAATGGAGCCGTCACGGCCAGTCCAGCTTCGATGGAGGTTCAGTCGAAGGAGCTGACCTCGTCCACAGAGGTCACAGCcccggccacggccacggctaCAGCCACAGTCAGTGAGGAGGAGCAGGAATCTCCGGATGGAGCAGGACAGTCCGAGCAGCCAGAGATCATTGTGAGCATACCCCTCGAGGCCCTCAACGAGGATCTGCAGCGCAGACTGTGCGTGGACCAGGAGCAGGacaacgaggaggaggaggaggaggacaagGATCCGGagaagaaggagcagcaggacCCTGACCACCCCGACGACGTCAACAACAATGCCAACGATGAGAATTTTTGCCAGAGTGCTACAGCAGATAGCTTCAATTCTGCTGTGGCACTCCAAACAAACGAAATTGAAGCAAACGCAGGCCGCCCCCCCGATGGGGCGCCActaccaccaccagcagcggATGTCGACGAGGACTCGCTCTCGTCCTCGGATGAGCTGCCAGTGGTACGGACAGGACCCACGCCCATGGACTTTCTGGCCGAATTCGAGAAGCATTGCGAGAAGGGTCTCGAGCAGATCGGGGCCACGACACCGGCCCCATCGCCGCCGCCCACGCCCAGAGCCGAGCCCCTGCCGCTGGCCCTCAACGACCTGGAGGCCAAGCAGCAGCTCGAGGTGGAGATGAACGACGTGGAGACCACGCTGAACGGCATCCTCAACGAGAtgcaggaccagcacatgtaCACACCGACCTGTCCGCACATCGACGAGTTCCTCACCCCCGCCGACTATGCCTCCCTCAGCGACCCCGAGCccgagcaggagcaggagtcCTCCCGCGACGGCAGccctgtggcagtggcagccacGGAGGATAACGTATCGCCGCTGCGGGAGAAACCAGGGGCCAGGCAGCAGGAGGATCTCTTCGATAACAGCAACTTCAGTAACGAACTGATTGGCTTCCAGAATGACATACCCTGCTTTGAGAACATCGAGGCCTCGCCAGAGCCCGACCAGAGTCTGCATCTGGAGCTGACGCAGTTCCTCAACGAACTGCAGCCCCAGCAGGGACCACAGGCAACGGAGGTGTCGCCGGGGGCTCAGGTGCAGGTGCAGGTGCAGGTTGCGGCACCTCAGGTCGaggcagtcgcagtcgcagtccccCCTAAGGTGCAGCATCTGGTGGAGCCGCCTCTGGTCGAGCAACGGCCTCAGGCGGAGCCTCAGGTTCAGGTTCAGGTGCAGCAACCACCTCTAGAGCATATTCATGTCCGTCAGCAGCCAACGGTCGCAAAAGCTCTGGAGCAGCCTCAGCTGGTCCAGGTGCCCCAAGTGCATCACCAGGAGACGACAACGACCGTTTCCTACGAGCAGATCTATCACCATCATCACCAGCAGTCGGCCAGCAAGCTGCAACTGATGCCAGCTCCCATCgatccgcagcagcagcagcagcagcagcaatggcAGCAGTATCAGtcccaggagcagcagcagcacacgACACATCTGCAATGGTCAGCAGTGGGCGGACTGGAGGCCATCAAGGGCAGCTTTGGTCCATCGGAAAGCACCACAACGTACTACATCAGTGCCGGGGATCTctaccagcaccagcagcaggctGCGCCACTGGAGACCACCTACACGATGCTAGATCCCAACGAGAACTACATGCTCGAGCAGGCCacccatcagcagcagcagcagctgcagcatatccatcatcagcaacagcaacagcaggcgcagcagcagcagcagcagcagcagcaacagcagcccaTCATGATACTGATCCAGCAGCCGGAGCTGCAGCAGCCAGTGGCCTCGGCCAGTAATCCCCAGCAGGCGCCGATGCATTTTTACGGTGCGCCCATCAGCAACGAGTTGCACCAactccagcaacagcagcagcatcaacagcagcaacaacagcagcagcatcaagtACAAAATCAGTCAGTATTAGCAGCAGCCTCTCCAATGCCTGCCACCACGCCCAAGGGCCGTGCAGTGTCGCTCAAGTGCCGCTTCTGCCAGAACGGACCGAGGTTCTCCAACAGCCTGGAGTACAGTCGTCACATCATCGAGCTGCATCCGGCGGTGGCGCCATTCAACTGCCCGCACTGTCCGCTGGCGTTTGCGGCGCGCAGCAAGCGCTCGCAGCACATCCTCAACCAGCACGTGGTGCAGCAGTACCAGTGCGGCCAGTGCTCGCAGGTGTTTCCCGCCCAGCGAGCCCTGGACTTGCACATCCAGCGCTTCCACATGCAGATCACCAGCAACACGGGCGGCGCAGAGAAGGGCGCTGGTGTGCGCGTGGAGGAGGTTCAACTGCAGATCAGCAAcgagcaccagcagcagcactcacCGCATCCAAAAG CTCTCGAGCTACACGGCAACACGCCACGACGACGCAGGCAGCGCATTCTCTGCTGTCCGGACTGCGAGGAAT GCACCTCTGGCCACAGTCACGGCCATGGACAGGGACAGTACGAGGAGGTGCAGATCAATCTGCAGGCACCGCCAACGTCGCTAACGCCGCCCTCGACGATCATGTCGGTGCCTTCCCCGCAGCCCCTGACGAGCACACATCAGCACATAACCCTGCCCTCGCCAGAGCAGTCGGAGCCGGACTCCACCACGACGCTGCGGCAGTTCCGCAAACGAGGCGTCATTGGGGGGCCGCAATCAGCCGGAGCCTTCAGCCAGTCGCTGCAGTTGGCCACTCCCGTGGCCTCGCCCACACCCTCGCCCTCGTCGTCGCCGTCCTCTTCCACGATAGACTCGGCTCCAAACACGCccgcctccgcctctgccTCGGCCTCCGTGCAGGTCAGCGAACTGCGGACCAGCCACCAGTGCCTGTACTGCGAGGAGCGGTTCACCAACGACATTGCCCTGCGGAAGCACCACCTGCTGGCCCACGGGGCCCAGACCTCGATGCCCTTCGTGTGCACCATCTGCAAGCGGGGCTATCGGATGCGGACGGCCCTGCACCGGCACATGGAGTCGCACGATGTGGAGGGCAGGCCGTACGAGTGCAACCTGTGCCATGTGCGGTTCCCGCGACCCTCGCAGCTGACGCTGCACAAGATCACCGTCCATCTGCTGTCGAAGCCGCACACCTGCGACGAGTGTGGCAAACAATTTGGTACGGAGAGCGCCCTAAAGACGCACGTTAAGTTTCACGGTG AGCTCGGTTACCAGTGCGACGAGTGCGATCAGGCATTCGAGTATCTCAGAGATTTGCGCAAGCACCGGCGCACCCACAACAGCGAATTGTTTTACAAGTGCGAGTTCTGTCCACGCTCCTTCTTGCATTTCATGGGCTTCCGCG CTCACATGAACTCCCATCTGCCTCTTGGAGTGTTCCTGAACGAGGAGACCGCTTTGAAGTCGTCGTCCAActgcagcaccaccaccagcatcAGTATCGTCCGCAATGACAAGTCCAGCGAGAAGCCAGCCACACCCATCATGGAGGAGACACCGCTGACCCCGATGAGCAATATCAATATCAATTCAGACGAATGCTGCCCGATCTCCAATTCGGCGGAGAGCAGTGCTTTGGTTGGACGTAGTCTTCCTAGCCTAGATTCGATTGCCACAACGCCATAA